One genomic region from Prunus persica cultivar Lovell chromosome G3, Prunus_persica_NCBIv2, whole genome shotgun sequence encodes:
- the LOC18781688 gene encoding G-type lectin S-receptor-like serine/threonine-protein kinase At2g19130: MDAKTKQSLVLLLFLCLHLKTHVCLAADTIAANQSLSGDRTIVSVGKVFELGFFKPGNSSNYYIGMWYSKQLVSLETIVWVANRETPVSDRFSSVLRISDGNLVLFNESNTPIWSTNLTSTTTSGSAQAVLLDSGNLVLRADGSNASTSEPLWQSFDHPAHTWLPGARIGFNTVTNQTLILTSWKSSEDPAPGLFTLELDPNGSNAYLIFWNRSKQYWSSGAWDAKSRIFSWVPEMRLNYIYNFSYVTNKNESYFTYSVYNPKTISRFVMHTSGQIQQLTWLEISSQWNLFWNQPRKQCEVYDLCGAFGSCNEVSTVSCNCLTGFEPKLQRDWNLQAYSGGCKRKTPLHCENATSADGKQDQFKKMATMSLPENMQSVNVETIAGCESICLNNCSCTAYAYNSSGCSIWIGELFNLQQLSSSDSQGITLYLRLAASEFKSPKSNKGLIVGVVAGSAAGIAILLGLIVVVILRQRKRVTGTGKAVEGSLVAFGYRDLQDATKNFSEKLGGGGFGSVFKGTLPDSSVIAVKKLESVSQGEKQFRTEVSTIGTIQHVNLVRLRGFCSEGTKRMLVYDYMPNGSLDSQLFHDTRPNVLDWKTRYQIALGTARGLAYLHEKCRDCIIHCDIKPENILLDTELGPKVADFGLAKLVGREFSRVLTTMRGTRGYLAPEWISGVAITVKADVYSYGMMLFEFVSGRRNSEQSEDGKVRFFPSWAANQISTAETDVLSLLDLRLDGNADVQELTRICRVACWCVQDDEAHRPSMGQVVQILEGVSDVNLPPIPRSLQVFGDGQEHIIFFTESSSSQSSHQRSNNTSTASSQTKSTTSPTITKRSEEEHQINT; the protein is encoded by the coding sequence ATGGAtgccaaaaccaaacaaagtttggtgcttttgcttttcttatGCCTACATCTCAAAACCCATGTCTGCCTTGCAGCTGACACCATCGCTGCAAACCAATCTCTCTCTGGTGATCGAACTATTGTCTCTGTAGGAAAGGTTTTTGAGCTGGGTTTCTTCAAACCAGGTAATTCTTCAAACTACTACATAGGCATGTGGTACTCTAAACAACTAGTATCTTTGGAGACCATAGTTTGGGTGGCAAATAGGGAAACACCGGTTTCTGATAGATTTTCTTCAGTCTTGAGGATCTCAGATGGTAATCTAGTTCTCTTTAATGAGTCCAACACTCCAATTTGGTCCACAAATTtaacctccaccaccacctcagGTTCTGCACAAGCAGTTCTTTTAGATAGTGGAAACCTTGTCTTAAGAGCTGATGGGTCTAATGCTAGTACATCAGAGCCTTTGTGGCAAAGCTTTGATCATCCAGCTCATACATGGCTACCAGGAGCTAGAATTGGATTCAACACTGTCACCAATCAAACCTTAATTCTCACTTCATGGAAGAGTTCAGAGGATCCTGCACCAGGTCTTTTCACTCTTGAGCTTGACCCCAATGGAAGTAATGCATATCTCATATTTTGGAATAGGTCTAAACAGTATTGGAGCAGTGGTGCATGGGATGCAAAGTCACGTATTTTCAGCTGGGTTCCTGAGATGAGGCTTAACTATATCTACAATTTCAGCTATGTTACAAACAAAAACGAAAGTTATTTCACCTATTCTGTTTATAATCCCAAGACAATATCTCGATTCGTGATGCATACCTCAGGGCAGATTCAGCAACTCACATGGTTGGAGATTTCCAGCCAGTGGAATTTGTTTTGGAACCAACCAAGAAAGCAATGTGAAGTTTATGATTTATGCGGGGCATTCGGCAGTTGCAACGAGGTAAGCACGGTCTCCTGTAATTGTTTGACAGGTTTTGAGCCAAAGTTGCAGAGGGATTGGAATTTGCAGGCTTATTCTGGTGGgtgtaaaagaaaaaccccTCTGCATTGTGAGAATGCTACTAGTGCTGACGGGAAGCAAGACCAGTTTAAGAAAATGGCTACGATGTCATTGCCTGAAAATATGCAGTCTGTGAACGTTGAGACTATTGCTGGATGTGAATCAATCTGCTTAAATAATTGCTCTTGCACTGCTTATGCTTATAATAGCAGTGGATGTTCAATTTGGATCGGAGAACTCTTCAATCTGCAACAACTCTCATCAAGTGATAGTCAGGGAATAACTTTGTACCTCAGACTTGCAGCTTCCGAGTTTAAGAGTCCTAAAAGCAATAAGGGATTGATTGTTGGTGTTGTGGCAGGCTCAGCTGCTGGAATAGCAATTCTCTTAGGCCTTATTGTGGTTGTAATCTTGAGACAAAGGAAGAGAGTGACTGGAACGGGAAAAGCAGTAGAGGGTTCATTGGTGGCCTTTGGGTACAGAGATCTGCAAGATGCAACAAAGAACTTCTCGGAAAAATTGGGGGGAGGAGGCTTTGGTTCTGTTTTCAAAGGGACCCTGCCTGATTCATCTGTCATAGCAGTAAAGAAGCTTGAAAGTGTCAGCCAAGGAGAGAAGCAATTCAGAACTGAGGTGAGCACAATAGGGACAATTCAACATGTCAATCTTGTCCGGCTTCGCGGGTTCTGCTCTGAAGGTACAAAAAGGATGTTGGTCTATGATTACATGCCGAATGGATCACTGGATTCTCAGCTTTTCCATGATACGCGTCCAAATGTTTTGGATTGGAAAACAAGGTACCAAATTGCTCTAGGGACAGCAAGAGGGTTGGCTTATCTTCATGAGAAATGCAGAGATTGCATCATACATTGTGACATAAAGCCAGAAAACATTCTTTTAGACACTGAACTTGGTCCAAAAGTGGCAGACTTTGGCCTTGCAAAGCTTGTTGGAAGAGAGTTCAGCAGGGTCCTGACAACCATGAGAGGCACAAGAGGCTATCTTGCACCAGAGTGGATTTCAGGAGTGGCAATAACAGTGAAAGCTGATGTTTACAGCTATGGAATGATGCTGTTTGAATTCGTGTCGGGAAGACGAAACTCTGAGCAATCTGAAGATGGCAAAGTTAGATTCTTCCCAAGTTGGGCTGCTAACCAGATAAGCACTGCGGAAACTGATGTGCTGAGCCTATTAGACCTCAGGCTAGATGGAAATGCTGATGTACAAGAGCTCACAAGGATTTGTAGAGTTGCTTGCTGGTGTGTTCAAGATGATGAGGCTCATAGGCCATCAATGGGCCAGGTGGTGCAAATCCTTGAGGGAGTTTCAGATGTCAACTTGCCACCAATACCAAGATCTCTCCAAGTCTTTGGAGACGGCCAGGAGCACATAATCTTCTTCACTGAGTCATCCTCAAGCCAGAGTTCACATCAAAGGAGCAATAACACTTCAACAGCTTCCTCTCAGACCAAGAGCACCACATCTCCAACCATCACCAAGAGATCTGAAGAAGAGCATCAAATAAACACTTGA
- the LOC18781660 gene encoding uncharacterized protein LOC18781660, translating into MNGKAMNQKGENFEPNPISLCTDNPDGKIYEKKKKKWNKKKGKLAKTSDLPCDGDKKLPICSRDGFPDHTQKCSSVGIQNSNNCSKMSNHGSDEVRNDSFLEDLQASHPSAVLHCSKVELEDSNGSVCEDNKTGSGRSCAHDGKENRFFVKKWQKRQRTARDQQRHWVKEQPSYRYPAVENSVWVEHGNSLEANALVFSGHNSGAYGRMPRRVLGEAPQWVASQQRLNCNGKKGLGNCRANFFGLHDKFVSYQKEFSQVPFGMHHYKNRDTAKRMFYNNHHVASHGYELCLNSSFVYSKISTQGVINGSQPHQFMKIPIMEHNSGRCLYSPLDGRQYSEFGYHSDHKFRKDVTTGASSKKWKPVGTKESRPMEGICSAATCNASNLDLPVLSKGLGNIHPEGSSIPSPSSDTFSETKGTNSISSHQLPSAYYEHPTFHKSTAEVEDQKIESNGYEANGIRPKDTVEFLIGSQTAVEALNDSYRMQLASEVVHLTMGCPLAEFERFIHCAAPVIASSYEHKKCSACLDDQLSHSFLCKHQIPNLSLRTVWNWYEKPGNYGLDVKADDSRNLNDSVSFHAHFAPSLSAVQLFRSNDPGSKTLNSTYSAEAAELNYLRAGTENFDSVKEPVGSFDWSPDCKLIFEFFESEQPHQRKPFYNKIVELIGVGTSNHHIFGDPSKLDCLNLHDLHPASWFSVAWYPIYRIPELNFRASFLTYHSLGHFAQRPFPTDASNEHTSRILSPVLGLQSYNAQGEGWFDPKIPTASNSAEILKERLRTLEANAIRFGRGCVFKDKVMVFNRHPDYEFFNSRKTHYK; encoded by the exons ATGAACGGAAAGGCGATGAACCAAAAAGGGGAAAATTTTGAACCCAATCCTATATCTTTATGTACGGATAATCCAGATGGAAAGatttatgagaagaagaagaagaaatggaaTAAGAAGAAAGGGAAGTTAGCTAAGACGTCTGATCTCCCATGTGATGGTGACAAGAAACTTCCCATCTGCTCCCGTGATGGGTTTCCTGATCATACCCAGAAATGTTCATCAGTTGGTATTCAGAATTCTAATAACTGTTCAAAGATGAGCAACCATGGGTCTGATGAAGTAAGAAATGATAGTTTTCTTGAGGATCTTCAGGCCAGCCACCCCTCTGCTGTACTTCATTGCAGCAAGGTCGAACTTGAAGATTCTAATGGCAGTGTTTGTGAAGATAACAAGACTGGTAGTGGCAGATCCTGCGCCCAcgatggaaaagaaaatagatttTTTGTAAAGAAGTGGCAGAAGAGGCAGCGTACTGCTAGGGATCAACAAAGGCACTGGGTCAAGGAACAACCAAGTTACAGATATCCAGCTGTAGAGAATAGTGTCTGGGTTGAACATGGTAATAGTTTGGAAGCTAATGCATTGGTTTTTTCTGGGCACAACAGTGGTGCTTATGGGAGAATGCCCCGGAGAGTATTGGGTGAAGCACCACAATGGGTTGCTTCTCAACAGAGGTTGAATTGCAATGGGAAAAAAGGACTTGGAAATTGTAGAGCAAACTTCTTTGGGTTGCATGATAAGTTTGTTTCATATCAAAAAGAATTTTCACAGGTTCCTTTTGGCATGCACCATTACAAGAATAGAGATACAGCCAAAAGAATGTTTTACAATAATCACCATGTTGCAAGTCATGGATATGAACTATGTTTGAACTCATCCTTTGTGTATTCTAAAATATCTACTCAAGGTGTGATAAATGGCAGTCAACCACATCAATTCATGAAGATTCCAATCATGGAACATAATTCAGGTAGGTGTTTATATTCTCCTTTGGACGGTAGACAATACTCAGAGTTTGGATATCATAGTGATCATAAGTTTAGGAAAGATGTTACTACTGGAGCAAGTTCTAAGAAGTGGAAACCTGTTGGTACAAAAGAGTCCAGGCCAATGGAGGGGATTTGCTCTGCTGCTACTTGCAATGCTTCAAATCTTGACCTACCAGTTTTAAGCAAGGGGTTGGGTAATATCCATCCAGAGGGAAGTTCAATTCCTTCTCCTTCATCTGATACATTTTCTGAAACTAAAGGCACAAACTCAATATCTAGCCATCAATTGCCTTCGGCTTATTATGAGCACCCAACATTTCATAAGTCCACTGCAGAAGTAGAagatcagaaaattgaaagtaATGGTTATGAAGCAAATGGTATAAGACCAAAGGACACCGTTGAGTTCCTAATTGGTTCACAAACGGCAGTGGAAGCTCTAAATGATTCTTACAGAATGCAATTAGCATCTGAGGTTGTTCACCTTACAATGGGGTGTCCACTTGCAGAGTTTGAAAGATTCATCCACTGCGCTGCTCCTGTTATTGCTTCTTCATACGAACATAAAAAATGTTCTGCTTGTTTGGACGATCAGCTGTCTCATAGTTTCCTATGCAAGCACCAGATACCAAACTTATCACTTCGCACTGTTTGGAACTGGTATGAGAAACCAGGGAACTATGGATTGGATGTGAAGGCAGATGATTCTAGAAACCTCAATGATTCAGTGTCATTCCATGCCCACTTTGCTCCTTCCCTTTCTGCTGTTCAACTGTTTCGGTCCAACGACCCTGGTTCCAAAACATTAAATTCCACATATTCTGCAGAAGCAGCAGAGCTGAACTATCTTCGGGCAGGGACAGAGAACTTTGATTCGGTCAAGGAGCCTGTTGGTTCTTTTGATTGGTCACCTGATTGTAAgctcatatttgaattttttgaatcTGAGCAGCCACATCAGCGAAAGCCTTTCTACAATAA AATTGTGGAGCTAATTGGTGTTGGAACTTCTAATCATCACATATTTGGTGACCCATCAAAACTAGATTGTCTGAATTTGCATGATTTACATCCTGCCTCTTG GTTTTCGGTGGCCTGGTATCCAATATATCGAATTCCAGAACTAAACTTCCGTGCATCATTCTTGACCTACCACTCACTTGGACATTTTGCACAGAGACCTTTTCCAACTGATGCTTCCAATGAACACACAAGTCGGATTCTCTCCCCTGTGTTAGGATTGCAAAGCTACAACGCACAG GGTGAAGGCTGGTTTGATCCCAAAATACCTACAGCTTCTAACAGTGCAGAAATTCTCAAAGAAAGGCTCAGAACATTGGAAGCAAATGCAATACGTTTTGGCAGAGGTTGCGTTTTCAAGGATAAAGTCATGGTGTTCAACAGGCATCCAGATTATGAGTTCTTCAATTCTCGAAAAACACATTATAAATAG
- the LOC18783989 gene encoding uncharacterized protein LOC18783989, producing the protein MKNVPKPKPKFLHCFRPVVDMDMVLESKAVRIVEKKENKNENSLSTKTMSLDRGCTVKSENTKMPPRPNRTFSRAIKAVVFETILAKRARDRKGYRQDSFGSKSFSVKSEAPLNLGSDELMKVEETKPNLETLHTSSPSSLSPSSISRSSSISESKRLSKDLSDSMKQSKKNQQDPAVKSKNTQMSSSDFNSGIYFLLISLAITVFWGRVFAILVASTWLYFFPGRYNASNVKPENVRKWSEAECRDNKKKVIMEGLIERKNHHSQRENRGH; encoded by the exons ATGAAAAAcgttccaaaaccaaaacccaagttTCTGCACTGTTTCCGACCGGTCGTGGACATGGACATGGTGCTCGAGTCGAAAGCTGTAAGGATTGTTGAGAAGAAGGAGAACAAGAACGAGAACTCTTTGTCGACTAAAACCATGTCTTTGGACAGAGGGTGCACTGTCAAGTCAGAGAACACGAAAATGCCTCCTCGTCCAAACCGAACGTTTTCTCGGGCGATCAAAGCCGTTGTGTTTGAAACAATTCTG GCCAAGAGAGCTCGTGATCGAAAAGGTTACAGGCAAGACTCGTTTGGATCAAAAAGTTTTTCGGTGAAAAGTGAAGCACCTCTGAATTTGGGCAGCGATGAATTGATGAAGGTTGAAGAAACCAAACCCAATTTGGAGACGTTGCATACTTCTTCTCCTAGTTCATTATCACCATCATCAATATCACGTTCAAGTTCGATTTCAGAATCCAAAAGATTGTCCAAAGATTTATCAGACTCAATGAAACAGagcaaaaaaaaccaacaagacCCTGCAGTGAAATCAAAGAACACGCAAATGAGTTCCTCTGATTTCAACTCTgggatatattttcttctcataaGCCTTGCGATCACAGTGTTTTGGGGCAGGGTCTTTGCAATCCTTGTCGCATCAACTTGGCTCTACTTTTTTCCAGGGCGTTATAATGCAAGTAATGTGAAGCCGGAAAACGTGAGAAAGTGGTCGGAGGCAGAGTGCAGAGACAACAAGAAGAAGGTCATAATGGAAGGGTTGATTGAAAGGAAGAACCACCACAGCCAGAGAGAAAACAGAGGGCATTAA